One genomic window of Anaerolineae bacterium includes the following:
- a CDS encoding Hydroxymethylglutaryl-CoA synthase: MNQLKSDPKKLLLRPNRAVGIVGYGAYVPQYRLPASEVARVWTDGQAALPIKEKSVPGLDEDVATMSIEAARNAMKRAGIAANQLRAIWVGSESHPYAVKPTSTIVAEALGAAPHIQAGDWEFACKAGTEAMVAAIAFVGSGMADYAMAIGMDTAQGRPGDALEYTAGAGGAAFVFGPAEVSLAVVEHTYSFVTDTPDFFRRQYQKYPEHAQRFTGDPAYFKHITNAAKTLLEASATQPSDYRYAVFHQPNLKFPQKVAAQLGFTKEQILPGLLVGSIGNTYAGAAIIGLTAILDIAEPGDRILVVSFGSGAGSDAFSILVTDAIRERRDLALKTRDYIARRVPIDYAQYVRQRGKLTMK, translated from the coding sequence GTGAACCAACTTAAATCTGATCCCAAAAAACTGCTTTTAAGACCCAATCGCGCGGTTGGGATTGTTGGCTACGGCGCTTATGTCCCCCAATACCGTCTGCCGGCATCGGAAGTAGCACGGGTGTGGACAGACGGACAGGCTGCATTACCGATCAAAGAGAAATCCGTCCCGGGTTTAGACGAAGACGTTGCCACCATGTCCATTGAAGCTGCCCGCAATGCAATGAAGCGCGCAGGTATTGCCGCAAATCAATTGCGCGCCATCTGGGTGGGTTCAGAATCCCATCCGTATGCGGTAAAACCTACTTCTACGATTGTGGCAGAAGCCCTTGGTGCCGCGCCGCACATTCAGGCTGGAGATTGGGAATTTGCCTGTAAAGCCGGCACCGAAGCTATGGTGGCTGCTATCGCCTTTGTTGGATCGGGCATGGCAGATTACGCCATGGCAATTGGCATGGATACCGCTCAAGGGCGACCAGGTGATGCGCTCGAATATACCGCCGGAGCCGGAGGGGCAGCTTTCGTCTTCGGTCCAGCAGAGGTCTCGCTGGCAGTTGTTGAACACACCTATTCCTTCGTCACCGACACACCAGATTTCTTTCGCCGTCAATATCAAAAATACCCGGAACACGCCCAACGCTTTACCGGTGATCCAGCCTATTTTAAACACATCACCAACGCAGCCAAAACCCTTTTGGAAGCTTCGGCTACCCAACCCTCTGACTATCGCTATGCAGTATTTCATCAGCCAAATCTTAAATTCCCTCAGAAAGTGGCTGCTCAGCTTGGGTTCACAAAAGAACAGATATTACCCGGATTATTGGTCGGAAGCATAGGCAACACCTATGCCGGAGCGGCAATTATTGGGCTGACGGCTATTCTCGATATCGCTGAGCCAGGTGATCGGATCCTGGTTGTTTCTTTTGGCTCGGGCGCTGGCTCAGATGCCTTTTCTATTCTGGTTACCGATGCTATCCGGGAGCGCCGTGATTTAGCCTTAAAGACGAGAGATTATATTGCCCGGCGAGTGCCTATTGACTACGCTCAATATGTCCGCCAACGGGGCAAGTTGACCATGAAGTAA
- a CDS encoding Hydroxymethylglutaryl-CoA reductase, producing MMGGKNESMSSTKSSRINGFYNLSADERQQLLVRQGWLEANDLSTLAGQSGLSMELANHLIENVIGIHPLPLGIALNFIVNGKEVLVPMAIEEPSVVAGASYMAKLARQTGGFHAQADPPYMIGQIQILDLVNPYLARHRLLAEKETILAEAARYDPVLQNLGGGPRDIEVRVIENSPIGTFLVMHLIMDVRDAMGANAINTAVEKLTPLIEAISGGKVHLRILSNLADKRLARASCVIPVEQLQQEDIPGEVVRDGIIAAWAFAASDPYRAATHNKGIMNGIDAVLIATGNDWRAVEAGAHAYAARSGKYTSLSQWGKDKQGNLVGTLELPLAVGIVGGATKVHPTAKLALKLLGVRTAQELAEIIVSVGLAQNLAALRALATEGIQRGHMALHARQVAIAAGAQGEEIEKLANHLVESQNIRIDFAEQILQSWRKSS from the coding sequence ATGATGGGGGGTAAAAATGAAAGCATGAGTTCAACAAAGTCTTCACGCATAAATGGTTTCTATAATTTGTCGGCGGACGAACGGCAACAACTACTGGTACGCCAAGGCTGGTTAGAGGCAAATGACCTCTCAACCCTTGCCGGTCAGAGTGGGTTATCGATGGAGCTTGCCAATCACCTGATCGAAAACGTGATTGGCATTCATCCATTGCCATTAGGTATTGCGCTTAATTTTATTGTTAACGGTAAAGAAGTGCTCGTGCCCATGGCCATTGAGGAGCCATCGGTAGTTGCTGGCGCCTCATACATGGCAAAACTCGCTCGCCAAACAGGAGGCTTCCATGCCCAAGCCGACCCGCCTTACATGATCGGACAAATTCAAATCCTCGATCTTGTAAACCCTTACCTTGCCCGTCATCGCTTACTCGCCGAAAAGGAAACGATCCTTGCAGAAGCCGCAAGATATGATCCGGTGCTCCAAAACCTGGGAGGTGGACCCAGAGACATCGAAGTACGAGTAATCGAAAACTCACCGATAGGCACGTTTCTCGTGATGCATTTGATCATGGATGTACGCGACGCCATGGGTGCCAACGCCATCAATACCGCCGTCGAAAAGCTCACTCCACTCATTGAAGCAATCAGCGGTGGCAAAGTTCATCTGCGCATCTTAAGCAATCTGGCAGATAAACGTCTTGCCCGGGCATCGTGTGTGATTCCGGTCGAGCAACTCCAGCAAGAAGATATTCCGGGAGAGGTAGTGAGAGACGGTATTATTGCTGCCTGGGCATTTGCCGCCAGCGATCCCTACCGGGCCGCTACCCATAATAAGGGCATTATGAACGGTATCGATGCCGTCCTGATCGCTACCGGAAACGACTGGCGGGCAGTTGAAGCTGGAGCTCATGCCTATGCGGCTCGCTCTGGAAAATATACATCTCTAAGTCAGTGGGGTAAAGACAAGCAGGGTAATCTGGTTGGCACCCTGGAACTTCCTCTGGCTGTTGGCATTGTTGGCGGTGCAACCAAAGTTCATCCCACTGCAAAGTTAGCTCTTAAGCTCCTGGGGGTTCGAACAGCTCAGGAATTAGCTGAGATAATCGTCTCAGTCGGATTAGCCCAAAATCTGGCTGCTCTGCGCGCCCTGGCAACCGAAGGCATTCAACGCGGTCACATGGCACTTCATGCTCGCCAGGTAGCCATTGCGGCCGGCGCACAAGGTGAAGAAATCGAGAAATTAGCCAACCATTTAGTGGAATCTCAAAATATCCGTATTGATTTTGCCGAACAAATCTTACAATCCTGGAGAAAGTCATCGTGA
- a CDS encoding ATPase, AAA family, whose product MDLFDHAVQEALRAEAPLAARMRPRTLDEFVGQEEILGQGRLLRRSIEADRLFSSIILWGPPGSGKTTLAMIIANQTKSHFETLSAVLAGKAELKEVIEKALERRKLYRRRTILFVDEVHRWNKAQQDALLPHIENGTVVFIGATTENPYFEVISALVSRSRIFQLRPLKEHHIRTILERALKDPERGYGKRSVVISEDALEHLVRIAGGDARNALNALELAVESTPPDEKGVINIPLEIAQESIQRRAVLYDKDGDAHYDTISAFIKSVRGSDPDAALYWLAKMLYAGEDPRFILRRLIILAGEDIGMADPLALVVATSAAQAFDTIGMPEGIYPIVEATLYLATAPKSNTTTAYFKAYQLIEQEGVQAVPQHLQDDSRDRQALGHGVGYLYPHENPDHFLPQQYLPATLLGTIFYHPSQQGYEAVVKERLESWRKAQREALKIDEIREIPELNPDEIREIKNRHTSGGRIE is encoded by the coding sequence ATGGATTTATTCGATCATGCAGTGCAAGAAGCTCTTAGAGCAGAAGCACCGTTAGCTGCACGGATGCGCCCACGCACTCTCGATGAGTTTGTTGGGCAAGAAGAAATTCTAGGACAGGGGCGATTGTTACGTCGTTCAATCGAAGCCGATCGTTTATTCTCATCGATTATCCTGTGGGGTCCGCCTGGCAGTGGTAAAACTACTCTGGCAATGATTATTGCCAATCAAACCAAATCTCATTTTGAGACCTTATCCGCGGTTTTAGCCGGTAAAGCAGAGCTAAAAGAGGTAATTGAAAAAGCATTAGAAAGGCGCAAACTCTATCGGCGTCGCACTATCTTGTTTGTTGATGAGGTTCATCGCTGGAATAAGGCTCAACAGGATGCGCTTCTGCCGCATATCGAAAATGGAACGGTTGTTTTCATCGGAGCAACTACCGAAAACCCTTATTTTGAAGTGATCAGTGCCCTGGTCTCTAGATCTCGCATCTTCCAACTGCGCCCATTGAAAGAGCATCATATCCGAACAATTCTGGAACGGGCATTGAAAGACCCTGAGCGAGGGTATGGTAAGCGGTCAGTGGTGATTTCAGAAGATGCCCTGGAGCATCTGGTGCGCATTGCCGGGGGAGATGCTCGCAACGCTTTGAATGCCCTGGAGTTGGCAGTAGAAAGCACACCGCCCGATGAGAAGGGGGTAATTAACATTCCGCTCGAGATCGCCCAAGAGTCAATACAGCGCAGGGCGGTCTTGTATGATAAAGATGGAGATGCTCATTACGACACCATCTCCGCTTTTATCAAATCGGTGCGCGGATCAGATCCGGATGCTGCCCTATACTGGCTAGCCAAAATGCTTTATGCTGGTGAAGACCCGCGTTTTATCCTGCGCCGCTTGATTATTTTAGCTGGCGAAGATATTGGAATGGCCGATCCGCTTGCGCTGGTGGTGGCAACTTCGGCAGCTCAAGCATTTGATACTATCGGTATGCCAGAAGGAATTTACCCGATCGTTGAAGCGACCCTATATTTGGCAACTGCCCCGAAGTCAAATACCACAACAGCCTATTTCAAAGCCTATCAGCTTATCGAACAGGAAGGTGTCCAGGCTGTACCGCAGCACTTACAGGATGACTCCCGCGACCGTCAGGCTTTGGGTCACGGCGTAGGTTACCTTTACCCACATGAAAACCCTGATCATTTTCTACCTCAACAGTATTTGCCTGCGACGCTACTCGGCACAATCTTTTATCATCCCTCTCAACAAGGATACGAAGCTGTAGTTAAAGAGCGTTTAGAGAGCTGGCGGAAAGCGCAACGCGAAGCATTAAAGATTGATGAAATAAGAGAAATCCCTGAACTCAATCCCGATGAAATTCGGGAAATCAAGAACAGGCATACATCTGGTGGGAGGATTGAGTAG
- a CDS encoding nodulin 21-related protein — MDTINLNAQLIKDLQVLQQDEIDSYHTYLKLASIVKDEPNRQLLQKIAHQEMVHYSTWKRYTQTDVQPNWTKVNFYFWIAKLFGLTFGVKLMEKSEEKAQDDYRHHLTHIPEIEKVLQEEEVHENQLLNMIDEESLKYAGSVVLGLNDALVELTGALAGFTFAFQKTSIIALAALITGISASFSMAASEYLSTKADAGDQDPAKSAIYTGIAYILTVILLVLPYFIFSNYLIALAVALMIAILIIAIFNYYISIAKDFSFSKRFIEMSIISLGVATFSFVLGLIIRRVFGIDI, encoded by the coding sequence ATGGATACCATCAACCTAAATGCCCAATTAATCAAGGATTTACAAGTCCTTCAACAGGATGAAATTGACAGTTATCACACCTATCTAAAACTTGCCTCAATTGTAAAGGACGAACCAAACCGTCAATTACTGCAAAAAATTGCCCATCAGGAGATGGTGCATTACTCGACCTGGAAGCGCTACACTCAGACGGATGTCCAGCCAAACTGGACAAAAGTAAATTTCTACTTCTGGATTGCCAAATTGTTCGGTTTGACTTTTGGAGTCAAACTGATGGAAAAAAGCGAAGAGAAAGCTCAAGACGACTACCGTCACCATCTCACCCATATCCCGGAGATCGAAAAAGTACTCCAGGAGGAGGAAGTTCACGAGAATCAACTCCTTAACATGATCGATGAGGAAAGCCTCAAATACGCTGGTTCAGTCGTGTTGGGATTGAACGACGCCCTGGTTGAATTAACCGGCGCACTGGCAGGTTTCACTTTTGCTTTTCAAAAAACTTCGATTATCGCTCTGGCGGCTCTGATCACCGGCATATCGGCTTCTTTCTCAATGGCTGCCTCGGAATATCTTTCAACAAAGGCCGACGCAGGTGATCAAGACCCCGCAAAATCTGCCATCTACACCGGCATTGCCTACATCTTGACGGTTATTCTACTTGTATTACCGTACTTTATTTTCTCCAATTATCTGATTGCCCTGGCAGTGGCTTTAATGATTGCCATTCTGATCATTGCGATCTTCAACTACTACATTTCAATCGCCAAAGATTTTTCCTTCTCGAAGCGTTTCATCGAGATGTCCATTATCAGCCTGGGCGTAGCCACCTTTTCTTTTGTATTGGGTTTGATTATTCGGAGAGTGTTCGGCATTGACATTTAG
- a CDS encoding Homoserine dehydrogenase, with translation MRLRAVNVALVGFGNVGQALVRLFLRKEAELAQRYGVKITVSGIATGRHGMAVNPDGLDLQRALQLAAKNQTLDSLSERYCQDVDDFLQFCQAQVLFESIPVNYQNGQPALDILRKALYIGMHAITANKGPVVHGYFELSQIAREKGRQFLFESTVMDGTPIFSLFRQCLPAANLLSISGILNSTTNFILNRMEEGIGFSEAVEMAQEIGIAETDPSGDIDGWDAAIKLAALATVLMGIPLKPQEVEREGIRGLDRGKIEAAIEQGKRWKLVCRATRNGSKIRAKVAPEMVSTDSPMYNVNGTSSIVQFETDTLGILTIIEQDPSPDTTAYGLFADFIHAINA, from the coding sequence ATGAGGCTGCGAGCGGTCAATGTGGCTTTGGTAGGTTTTGGAAATGTCGGTCAAGCTCTGGTGAGATTATTCCTTCGTAAAGAAGCCGAGCTGGCTCAAAGATATGGCGTAAAGATCACAGTCAGCGGCATTGCGACAGGCCGACACGGTATGGCTGTAAACCCTGATGGACTTGATCTGCAACGGGCACTACAGCTCGCTGCAAAAAACCAGACTCTGGATAGCCTTTCCGAACGATATTGTCAGGATGTGGATGATTTCCTGCAATTCTGTCAGGCACAGGTTCTATTCGAGAGCATTCCGGTCAATTACCAGAATGGTCAACCGGCGCTGGACATTCTGAGGAAAGCCCTGTACATTGGAATGCATGCCATTACGGCGAATAAGGGGCCTGTCGTGCATGGCTATTTTGAGTTAAGTCAGATCGCCAGAGAGAAAGGTCGCCAATTTTTGTTTGAATCAACGGTGATGGACGGCACACCAATTTTTTCCCTGTTTCGCCAGTGTTTACCGGCAGCTAATTTATTGAGCATTTCTGGAATCCTTAATTCGACGACCAATTTCATCCTGAATCGCATGGAAGAGGGAATTGGTTTTAGCGAAGCGGTAGAAATGGCTCAAGAAATTGGTATCGCCGAGACAGATCCCAGCGGAGATATCGATGGTTGGGATGCAGCCATCAAGCTTGCAGCGTTAGCGACCGTTTTGATGGGCATCCCCTTAAAACCTCAAGAAGTTGAGCGAGAAGGTATTCGTGGACTGGATAGAGGCAAGATTGAGGCTGCAATCGAACAGGGAAAGCGCTGGAAGCTGGTCTGTCGAGCCACCAGAAATGGTTCAAAAATCCGAGCGAAAGTAGCTCCAGAAATGGTCTCCACAGATTCTCCGATGTATAATGTTAATGGCACGTCCAGCATCGTCCAGTTTGAAACCGACACCTTGGGCATCCTGACCATCATTGAACAAGATCCTTCTCCCGACACAACTGCCTACGGACTGTTTGCCGATTTTATCCATGCGATAAACGCATAA
- a CDS encoding two-component system sensor kinase: MPVLTREQLEERLTSLHRASLELVSDLSLDTVLERIVRLAREEAEADYAALGVFDEAGDLVQFIPVGMAEEEVKKMPYPPKGLGLLGALKQERKTLRVRDIQKDPRSVGFPPGHPPMRSFLGVPILFGEQVLGQIYLTDKLGGEEFTEQDERVIETLAAYAGVAINNARLIRALTERDQSLTKKNEDLTLINTVATAITRSLDLDEILQKTLTSVMEYLKVENGEIFLKDDNGSDFRLVTHKGKFNGHLFTRDVFRMGEGIIGEVAESGQPYISKNVGKEVRYLRQKVFEEGCRWVAAFPLMARGSVIGVMVVAHHQEIVIDAPQAELLEAITSWAGITIENVVLQQQAQRLAVLEERERIGMDLHDGIIQSIYAVGLALDYARVALDEDTQQAKQKIEQAIDGLNKTIRDIRAYILDLRPRELYGNNLIQNLNRLVDEYRVNTLSEATLTAPEDGLVGLPVSHATALFHICQEALANVAKHAHARRVDVRLWATRDRVLLEVADNGEGFDLRQMSITLGHGLSNMHIRARKVGGDVEVTSAPGEGTTVLAWVPRRK, translated from the coding sequence ATGCCTGTATTGACGCGGGAGCAACTCGAAGAACGGTTGACTTCTTTACATCGCGCCAGTTTGGAACTGGTTAGTGATCTATCTTTGGATACAGTTTTAGAAAGAATTGTCCGATTAGCTCGAGAAGAAGCAGAGGCGGATTACGCGGCGTTAGGAGTATTTGACGAAGCTGGCGATCTGGTGCAGTTTATCCCGGTTGGGATGGCTGAGGAAGAGGTCAAGAAAATGCCTTATCCTCCTAAAGGGTTAGGCCTGTTGGGAGCTCTGAAGCAGGAGAGAAAGACTCTGCGTGTCAGAGATATCCAGAAGGACCCACGCAGCGTTGGCTTTCCTCCGGGCCATCCTCCCATGCGCAGCTTTTTGGGCGTGCCAATTCTCTTTGGCGAACAGGTTTTAGGACAAATCTATTTAACGGATAAATTGGGTGGTGAAGAATTTACCGAACAAGATGAACGAGTGATTGAAACGCTGGCTGCTTATGCGGGAGTGGCGATTAATAACGCACGACTGATTCGCGCTTTGACCGAACGCGACCAATCTTTGACGAAAAAGAATGAGGACTTAACGTTAATCAACACAGTTGCAACTGCAATAACCCGCTCGCTTGATCTGGATGAGATTCTACAGAAGACCCTGACCAGCGTAATGGAGTACCTTAAGGTAGAAAACGGGGAAATCTTTTTGAAGGACGACAACGGGTCGGATTTTCGCCTGGTTACCCATAAAGGGAAGTTTAATGGGCATTTATTTACCCGAGATGTCTTCCGGATGGGTGAGGGGATTATTGGAGAGGTTGCCGAGAGTGGACAACCTTATATCAGTAAAAATGTTGGCAAAGAGGTGCGCTATTTGCGCCAGAAAGTCTTCGAGGAGGGTTGTCGTTGGGTGGCAGCCTTCCCTCTAATGGCACGCGGCTCGGTTATTGGGGTAATGGTTGTGGCTCATCATCAGGAGATCGTTATCGATGCCCCTCAGGCGGAGTTGCTTGAGGCAATAACCTCCTGGGCAGGGATAACGATCGAAAATGTCGTTCTTCAACAACAAGCTCAAAGGTTGGCTGTTTTGGAGGAACGCGAGCGGATTGGAATGGACCTTCATGATGGAATCATTCAATCCATTTACGCAGTGGGGCTTGCCCTGGATTATGCTCGCGTGGCGTTAGATGAAGACACGCAGCAGGCAAAACAAAAGATTGAGCAAGCGATCGATGGTCTAAATAAAACGATCCGCGATATCCGTGCTTATATTCTTGACTTGCGTCCGCGAGAGCTTTACGGAAACAATTTGATCCAGAATCTGAACCGCCTGGTCGATGAGTATCGGGTCAATACACTGTCAGAGGCGACCTTAACCGCACCTGAAGATGGGTTGGTTGGATTGCCGGTTTCTCATGCCACAGCCTTGTTCCATATCTGTCAGGAAGCTCTGGCAAACGTTGCCAAACATGCGCATGCCCGGCGAGTTGACGTGCGTCTCTGGGCTACCCGGGATCGGGTGTTGCTCGAAGTGGCTGACAATGGAGAGGGTTTTGACCTGCGGCAGATGAGCATCACCTTAGGTCACGGTCTATCCAACATGCATATTCGCGCCCGCAAGGTCGGTGGAGATGTGGAGGTTACCTCGGCACCTGGAGAAGGTACGACCGTGCTGGCGTGGGTTCCGAGACGTAAGTGA
- a CDS encoding 3-oxoadipate CoA-transferase subunit A — MKILESGSGKLIQPPDIDAFREWNRQKSKELVDKRMSEAEAVSRFIHDGDYIGTELYGTVRCPMSLVREIIRQGKRNLRLAGQGVMELDMLLAAHTVKEIDITYVGLEVYGVSNGLRREVESGRVETVVDWSNASIAWRFKAAAMGVPFIPVRSNLGTDTLKHSAAKVVECPFTGKPICLLPALILDVGLIHVHRADKYGNAQIEGISGFAAEMARASKRLIISAEEIIDEEEIRCHPNRTIIPYYLVDAVVHAPFGSHPGEMCYVYRRDEEKIREWVEAAKTEETAQAYFQKYIFDVPDHQAYLDLIGKERLERLRHPGRVS; from the coding sequence ATGAAAATCCTCGAGTCCGGAAGCGGAAAATTAATCCAACCGCCGGATATTGACGCTTTCCGTGAATGGAATCGTCAGAAAAGCAAAGAACTGGTGGATAAACGGATGAGTGAAGCGGAAGCGGTGAGCCGCTTCATTCACGATGGCGATTACATTGGCACCGAGCTTTACGGCACGGTGCGTTGTCCCATGTCGTTAGTCCGGGAAATTATCCGCCAGGGCAAAAGGAACTTGCGTTTAGCCGGGCAGGGGGTGATGGAACTGGATATGTTGTTGGCAGCCCATACGGTAAAGGAAATCGATATTACGTATGTTGGCCTGGAAGTGTATGGGGTTTCAAATGGCCTACGCCGGGAAGTTGAAAGCGGGCGGGTGGAGACGGTTGTGGATTGGAGCAACGCCAGTATTGCCTGGCGCTTTAAGGCGGCCGCAATGGGGGTTCCGTTTATTCCAGTACGCTCCAATCTGGGAACCGATACCCTCAAGCATAGTGCAGCCAAAGTGGTCGAATGTCCTTTTACTGGCAAGCCCATCTGTTTATTGCCAGCCTTGATTTTGGATGTAGGCTTAATCCATGTTCATCGCGCAGATAAGTATGGAAATGCCCAGATCGAGGGCATTAGCGGTTTTGCGGCAGAGATGGCTCGAGCGTCGAAGAGACTTATTATCAGCGCTGAAGAAATTATCGATGAAGAAGAAATCCGTTGTCATCCTAACCGCACCATTATCCCGTATTATTTGGTAGATGCAGTTGTTCACGCACCCTTTGGTTCTCATCCGGGAGAAATGTGTTATGTTTACCGTCGCGATGAAGAAAAGATTCGGGAATGGGTGGAAGCAGCCAAAACGGAAGAAACAGCCCAGGCGTATTTCCAGAAATATATTTTCGATGTTCCCGATCATCAGGCTTATTTAGACCTGATAGGAAAAGAGCGACTGGAACGCTTAAGGCATCCGGGGAGGGTAAGTTGA
- a CDS encoding conserved protein associated with acetyl-CoA C-acyltransferase: MEIPRHWRLRQQRYGLVGEVCPHCEAKLFPPRDVCPECGKDAREPYHFSGRGEVFSFTTIYEPPAGFEEYTPYTVALVKLEEGPIVTAQLTDVNGKEVKIGMPVEMVTRKIRTDGDERGMIVYGYKFRPVLQAS, encoded by the coding sequence ATGGAAATCCCACGCCATTGGAGATTACGTCAACAACGTTACGGGCTGGTTGGAGAAGTATGCCCCCATTGTGAAGCAAAACTATTTCCCCCGCGCGATGTCTGCCCTGAATGCGGTAAGGATGCCCGGGAACCTTATCACTTTAGCGGCCGCGGAGAAGTCTTCTCCTTTACGACAATCTACGAGCCACCTGCCGGCTTTGAAGAATACACTCCTTATACCGTTGCGCTGGTTAAACTCGAAGAAGGTCCCATTGTCACTGCTCAGTTAACCGACGTCAATGGTAAGGAAGTTAAAATTGGCATGCCGGTCGAAATGGTTACCCGCAAAATCCGCACCGACGGCGATGAACGCGGCATGATCGTGTACGGATACAAGTTCCGACCTGTTTTGCAAGCAAGCTAA
- a CDS encoding Phosphoglycerate mutase family has protein sequence MPMILLVRHAENDYTRKGHLAGRLPAVHLNQRGREQAQALAKVLKKAPIKAIYSSPLERALETAQPLAQTHQLEVRIHPGLVELDYGEWQGKSLKGLRRLKSWKIVQSMPSLMQFPKGEMILEAQYRITQTLHEIANQYADGDWVVCVTHADPIKLAIAHFLGMPLDTYQRLNVGLASINALFLDHQSVRLVALNYSPTLWDVPEK, from the coding sequence ATGCCAATGATATTACTGGTGCGTCATGCAGAGAACGATTATACGCGCAAAGGTCATCTGGCAGGGCGTCTGCCGGCAGTGCATCTCAATCAACGCGGCCGGGAGCAGGCTCAAGCTTTAGCCAAGGTTTTAAAGAAGGCACCCATTAAAGCCATTTACAGCAGTCCACTTGAGCGGGCATTGGAAACAGCACAACCGCTGGCACAAACCCATCAATTGGAAGTGAGAATCCACCCTGGCTTGGTAGAGTTAGATTACGGAGAATGGCAAGGAAAGTCCCTGAAAGGATTGCGTCGTTTAAAATCATGGAAAATCGTGCAATCTATGCCGTCTCTGATGCAGTTTCCCAAGGGAGAGATGATTCTTGAGGCGCAGTATCGAATTACCCAAACGCTTCACGAGATCGCAAATCAGTATGCAGACGGCGACTGGGTGGTGTGTGTAACTCACGCAGATCCGATCAAGCTTGCAATTGCTCACTTTTTAGGGATGCCGCTGGATACCTACCAACGTCTGAATGTTGGTTTGGCATCTATAAATGCTCTCTTTCTTGATCACCAAAGCGTGCGCCTGGTGGCATTAAACTATTCTCCGACCCTGTGGGACGTTCCAGAGAAATAA
- a CDS encoding RNA methyltransferase, TrmH family, with protein sequence MEFISSRNNPRIKEIRLLKNAKVRRQSGFCIVEGIWHFIEAVEAWKQGAYASLIRVFYSPNLLKSEIALETIQQVAHRGVPCFKVEESVFRSIAEKENPQGVLAIVRLRQPTLEDLNVKEHSWLVGLVEPQDPGNVGTILRTMDAVGAQGLFLIDGGVDPFHPEITRASMGAIFWIPTIQVSFQEMINWAAFNEVTIYGTSAHAIKLYNEIPQFNKPCILLLGNERQGLTEPQRQACHELLRLPMSGRVSSLNIAIAAGVMLYYMQQKLS encoded by the coding sequence ATGGAATTTATCTCCAGCCGCAACAATCCAAGAATCAAAGAAATTCGTTTACTCAAAAACGCAAAAGTCCGCCGTCAGAGCGGATTTTGTATTGTCGAGGGTATCTGGCATTTCATCGAAGCGGTTGAAGCGTGGAAACAAGGTGCGTATGCCTCTCTTATTCGTGTATTCTATTCACCCAATCTCCTGAAAAGTGAGATCGCGCTGGAGACCATTCAACAAGTAGCCCACCGTGGTGTACCTTGCTTCAAAGTCGAAGAGAGTGTCTTCCGGTCCATCGCCGAGAAGGAGAATCCACAAGGGGTTCTGGCTATTGTCCGGCTACGTCAGCCAACTTTGGAAGACTTAAACGTCAAAGAACATAGCTGGCTGGTTGGTTTGGTGGAACCACAGGATCCGGGCAATGTGGGCACCATCCTGCGCACAATGGATGCGGTGGGTGCTCAGGGCCTTTTTCTCATTGATGGTGGCGTTGATCCATTTCATCCTGAAATCACCCGCGCCAGCATGGGGGCGATCTTTTGGATACCCACCATACAAGTTTCTTTTCAGGAGATGATCAATTGGGCCGCCTTCAACGAAGTCACGATCTATGGAACATCCGCCCATGCGATCAAGCTGTATAATGAGATCCCTCAATTTAATAAACCTTGTATATTGTTGTTGGGGAACGAACGACAAGGATTGACAGAGCCTCAACGTCAAGCCTGTCATGAATTACTGAGACTACCTATGAGTGGAAGAGTATCCTCCTTGAACATTGCGATTGCAGCCGGGGTGATGCTCTATTATATGCAGCAAAAACTGAGCTAA